One segment of Tamandua tetradactyla isolate mTamTet1 chromosome 13, mTamTet1.pri, whole genome shotgun sequence DNA contains the following:
- the LOC143653319 gene encoding olfactory receptor 226-like — MSARGNHSQVAEFILVGFPGSRRLRASLLALFLLAYVLTITENVVIVAVVRISPLLHKPMYVFLGHLSFLEVCYVSVTVPKLLLSLAAPGFQHISFAGCMAQLYFFLALACTECALLGVMAFDRYVAVCSPLRYPAVMGPRLCRLLAAGSWGSGFAVSLGKVFFISRLGYCGPNVLNHFFCDVSPLLNLACSDMAAAELVDFLLALLILLGPLALTAFSYAAILRAVLRAPTANGRHKAFSTCASHLAVVAVFYAASLFIYARPRAIDSFECNKLVSVVYTVLTPLANPVIYCLRNREVKDALRRVAQGAARALGASS; from the coding sequence ATGTCGGCGCGGGGCAACCACAGCCAGGTGGCCGAGTTCATCCTGGTGGGCTTCCCCGGCTCCCGGAGGCTCCGTGCCAGCCTGCTGGCGCTGTTCCTGCTGGCCTACGTGCTGACCATCACGGAGAACGTGGTCATCGTGGCCGTGGTCCGCATCAGCCCGCTGCTGCACAAGCCCATGTACGTCTTCCTCGGCCACCTGTCCTTCCTGGAGGTGTGCTACGTGTCCGTCACGGTGCCCAAGCTGCTGCTGAGCCTGGCGGCGCCCGGCTTCCAGCATATCTCCTTCGCGGGCTGCATGGCGCAGCTCTACTTCTTCCTGGCGCTGGCCTGCACCGAGTGCGCGCTGCTGGGCGTCATGGCCTTCGACCGCTACGTGGCCGTCTGCAGCCCGCTGCGCTACCCCGCCGTCATGGGCCCACGCCTCTGCCGCCTGCTGGCCGCCGGCTCCTGGGGCTCGGGCTTCGCCGTCTCGCTGGGGAAGGTCTTCTTCATCTCGCGCCTCGGCTACTGCGGCCCCAACGTCCTGAACCACTTCTTCTGCGACGTGTCGCCGCTGCTCAACCTCGCCTGCTCAGACATGGCGGCGGCCGAGCTCGTGGACTTCCTCCTGGCGCTGCTGATCCTGCTGGGGCCGCTGGCGCTCACCGCCTTCTCCTACGCCGCCATCCTGCGCGCCGTGCTGCGCGCCCCGACGGCCAACGGCCGGCACAAGGCCTTCTCCACGTGCGCCTCTCACCTGGCGGTGGTGGCCGTCTTCTACGCGGCCTCGCTCTTCATCTACGCCCGCCCGCGCGCCATCGACTCCTTCGAGTGCAACAAGCTGGTGTCCGTGGTGTACACCGTGCTCACGCCGCTCGCCAACCCGGTCATCTACTGCCTGCGGAACCGCGAAGTGAAAGACGCGCTGCGCAGGGTGGCACAGGGGGCAGCCCGGGCCCTGGGCGCCTCCTCCTAG